Proteins encoded together in one Papaver somniferum cultivar HN1 unplaced genomic scaffold, ASM357369v1 unplaced-scaffold_117, whole genome shotgun sequence window:
- the LOC113330126 gene encoding repetitive proline-rich cell wall protein 1-like, producing MSRIGASMSSSITIFLVLFISLTFPSKTVANGYFYDSPPPPKPVYKPAPVYDPPTPVYKPPVYKPPVYTPVYKPPVYKPPVYKPPVYKPPVYKPPVYTPVYKPPVYRPPVYKPPVYTPVYKPPVYKPPVYKPPVYKPPVYTPVYKPPVYKPPVYKPPVYKPPVYKPPVYTPVYKPPVYKSPVYKPPVYKPPVYKPPVYKPPVYKPPVYKPPVYKPPVYKPPVYTPTYKPPVYKPPVYKPPVYKPPVYKPPVYKPPVYKPPVYTPVYKPPVYKPPVYKPPVYKPPVYKPPVYIPVYKPPVYKPPVYTPVYKPPVYTPPVYKPPVYKPTPVYKPPTPIY from the coding sequence ATGTCAAGAATTGGAGCCTCAATGTCTTCTTCAATCACCATCTTTTTAGTGCTTTTCATATCTCTTACCTTTCCTTCAAAAACCGTAGCAAATGGCTATTTCTAcgattcaccaccaccaccaaaaccagTGTACAAGCCTGCACCAGTGTATGACCCTCCTACACCAGTTTACAAACCGCCAGTTTACAAGCCCCCAGTGTATACTCCTGTTTACAAACCTCCGGTGTACAAGCCTCCTGTGTACAAGCCACCAGTTTACAAGCCTCCGGTGTATAAACCTCCTGTTTATACCCCTGTGTACAAGCCTCCAGTATACAGGCCACCTGTTTACAAGCCTCCAGTTTATACCCCAGTGTACAAGCCTCCGGTTTACAAGCCTCCTGTGTACAAGCCTCCCGTATACAAGCCTCCAGTTTATACCCCAGTGTACAAGCCTCCGGTTTACAAGCCTCCTGTGTACAAGCCTCCCGTATACAAGCCTCCTGTGTACAAGCCTCCAGTTTATACCCCAGTGTACAAGCCTCCGGTTTACAAGTCTCCTGTGTACAAGCCTCCCGTATACAAGCCTCCTGTGTACAAGCCTCCAGTATACAAGCCACCAGTTTACAAGCCTCCTGTGTACAAGCCTCCTGTGTACAAGCCACCGGTATACAAGCCCCCTGTATACACCCCAACTTACAAGCCTCCCGTATACAAACCACCAGTTTACAAGCCTCCTGTGTACAAGCCTCCCGTATACAAGCCTCCGGTTTACAAACCCCCTGTCTATAAGCCTCCAGTGTACACCCCAGTATATAAGCCTCCGGTTTACAAACCCCCTGTTTATAAGCCTCCAGTTTACAAGCCTCCCGTTTACAAGCCTCCGGTATACATCCCAGTATATAAGCCACCTGTCTACAAGCCTCCTGTGTATACTCCAGTTTACAAGCCTCCAGTATACACACCTCCCGTTTACAAGCCTCCAGTATACAAGCCTACACCAGTGTACAAGCCTCCCACACCTATCTACTAA
- the LOC113329460 gene encoding repetitive proline-rich cell wall protein 1-like, translating to MAGIGASMTSSITIFLVLFISLSFPSQTTANGYFYDSPPPPTPVYKPAPVYKPAPVYMPESVYKAPVYTPKPVYTPKPYYKAPVYTSKPVYKAPVYTPKPYYKVPVYTPKPVYKAPVYTPKPVYKPPVYMPKPVYKAPFYTPKPYYKAPVYTPKPVYKSPVYTPKPYYKAPVYTPKPVYKAPIYSPKPHYKAPVYTPKPYYKAPVYTPKPVYKAPVYTPKPYYTAPIYTPKPYYKAPVYTPKPIYKAPVYTPKPYYKAPVYTPKPVYKTPAYTPKPYYKAPVYTPKPYYKAPVYTPKPYYKAPVYTPKPVYKAPVYTPTPVYKAPVYTPKPQGSRLRS from the coding sequence ATGGCAGGAATTGGAGCCTCAATGACTTCTTCTATCACCATTTTTTTAGTGCTATTCATATCTCTTAGCTTTCCTTCTCAAACCACCGCAAATGGTTATTTCTATGATTCACCACCACCTCCAACTCCGGTGTATAAGCCTGCACCAGTATATAAACCTGCTCCAGTTTATATGCCTGAATCAGTTTATAAGGCTCCGGTCTACACGCCTAAACCAGTCTACACGCCCAAACCTTACTACAAGGCTCCGGTTTACACTTCTAAACCAGTCTACAAAGCTCCCGTCTACACGCCTAAACCTTACTACAAGGTTCCGGTCTACACTCCTAAACCTGTCTACAAAGCTCCCGTCTACACACCTAAACCAGTCTACAAGCCTCCCGTCTACATGCCTAAACCAGTCTACAAAGCTCCCTTCTACACGCCTAAACCTTACTACAAGGCTCCGGTCTACACTCCTAAACCAGTTTACAAATCTCCCGTATACACACCTAAGCCTTACTACAAGGCTCCGGTCTACACTCCTAAACCAGTTTACAAAGCTCCCATATACTCACCTAAACCTCATTACAAGGCTCCGGTCTACACGCCTAAACCTTACTACAAGGCTCCTGTCTACACTCCTAAACCAGTCTACAAGGCTCCTGTATACACTCCTAAACCTTATTATACGGCTCCGATCTACACACCTAAACCTTATTACAAGGCTCCCGTCTACACGCCTAAACCAATCTACAAAGCTCCTGTCTACACACCTAAACCTTACTACAAAGCTCCTGTCTACACGCCTAAACCAGTCTACAAAACTCCCGCCTACACACCTAAACCTTACTACAAGGCTCCCGTCTACACTCCTAAACCTTACTATAAGGCTCCCGTCTACACGCCTAAACCTTACTACAAGGCTCCCGTCTACACTCCTAAACCAGTCTACAAGGCTCCCGTATACACTCCTACACCAGTCTACAAAGCTCCTGTCTACACACCTAAACCACAAGGCTCCCGTCTACGCTCCTAA
- the LOC113330127 gene encoding repetitive proline-rich cell wall protein 1-like produces MAGIGASMTSSITIFLVLFISLSFPSQTTANGYFYDSPPPPTPVYKPAPVYKPAPVYTPEPVYKAPVYTPKSYYKAPVYTPKPIYKAPVYTPKPYYKVPVYTPKPVYKAPVYTPKPVYKPPVYTPKPVYKAPVYTPKPYYKAPVYTPKPVYKAPVYTPKPYYKAPVYTPKPVYKAPIYSPKPYYKAPVYTPKPYYKAPVYTPKPVYKAPVYTPKPVYKAPVYTAKPIYKAPVYTPKPIYKAPKPYYKAPVYTPKPYYKAPVYTPKPVYKAPVYTPKPIYKAPVYTPKPIYKAPVYTPKPVYKAPAYTPKPYYKAPVYTPKPYYKAPVYTPKPVYKAPIYTPKPYYKAPVYAPKPVYKAPVYTPKPVYKAPVYEPTPVYKPTPVYKPPTPIY; encoded by the coding sequence ATGGCAGGAATTGGAGCCTCAATGACTTCTTCTATCACCATTTTTTTAGTGCTATTCATATCTCTTAGCTTTCCTTCTCAAACCACCGCAAATGGTTATTTCTATGATTCACCACCACCTCCAACTCCGGTGTATAAGCCTGCACCAGTATATAAACCTGCTCCAGTTTATACGCCTGAACCAGTTTATAAGGCTCCGGTCTACACGCCTAAATCTTACTACAAGGCTCCGGTTTACACTCCAAAACCAATCTACAAAGCTCCCGTCTACACGCCTAAACCTTACTACAAGGTTCCGGTCTACACTCCTAAACCTGTCTACAAAGCTCCCGTCTACACACCTAAACCAGTCTACAAGCCTCCCGTCTACACGCCTAAACCAGTCTACAAAGCTCCCGTCTACACGCCTAAACCTTACTACAAGGCTCCGGTCTACACTCCTAAACCAGTTTACAAAGCTCCCGTATACACACCTAAACCTTACTACAAGGCTCCGGTTTACACTCCTAAACCAGTTTACAAAGCTCCCATATACTCACCTAAACCTTATTACAAGGCTCCGGTCTACACGCCTAAACCTTACTACAAGGCTCCCGTATACACTCCTAAACCAGTCTACAAGGCTCCCGTATACACTCCTAAACCAGTCTACAAAGCTCCGGTCTACACGGCTAAACCAATCTACAAAGCTCCTGTCTACACGCCTAAACCAATCTACAAAGCTCCTAAACCTTATTACAAGGCTCCTGTCTACACTCCTAAACCTTATTACAAGGCTCCCGTCTACACTCCTAAACCAGTCTACAAGGCTCCCGTCTACACGCCTAAACCAATCTACAAAGCTCCCGTCTACACGCCTAAACCAATCTACAAAGCTCCTGTGTACACGCCTAAACCAGTCTACAAGGCTCCCGCCTACACTCCTAAACCTTACTACAAGGCTCCCGTCTACACTCCTAAACCTTACTACAAGGCTCCCGTATACACTCCTAAACCAGTCTACAAAGCTCCTATCTACACACCTAAACCTTATTACAAGGCTCCCGTCTACGCTCCTAAACCAGTGTACAAGGCTCCCGTCTACACGCCTAAACCAGTCTACAAGGCTCCAGTTTACGAGCCTACCCCAGTTTACAAACCTACACCAGTTTACAAGCCTCCCACCCCCATCTACTAA
- the LOC113329609 gene encoding repetitive proline-rich cell wall protein 1-like, whose product MAGIGASMTSSITIFLVLFISLSFPSQTTANGYFYDSPPPPTPVYTPAPVYKPAPVYTPEPVYKAPVYTPKPVYTPKPYYKVPVYTPKPVYKAPVYTPKPYYKVPVYTPKPVYKAPVYTPKPVYKPPVYTPKPVYKAPVYTPKPYYKAPVYTPKPVYKAPVYTPKPYYKAPVYTPKPVYKSPIYSPKSYYKAPVYTPKPYYKAPVYTPKPVYKAPVYTPKPIYKAPVYTPKPIYKAPKPYYKAPVYTPKPYYKAPVYTPKPVYKAPVYTPKPIYKAPVYTPKPISKAPVYTPKPVYKAPVYTPKPYYKAPVYTPKPYYKAPVYTPKPVYKAPIYTPKPYYKAPVYAPKPVYKAPVYTPKPVYKAPVYEPTPVYKPPTPIY is encoded by the coding sequence ATGGCAGGAATTGGAGCCTCAATGACTTCTTCTATCACCATTTTTTTAGTGCTATTCATATCTCTTAGCTTTCCTTCTCAAACCACCGCAAATGGTTATTTCTATGATTCACCGCCACCTCCAACTCCGGTGTATACGCCTGCACCAGTATATAAACCTGCTCCAGTTTATACGCCTGAACCAGTTTATAAGGCTCCTGTCTACACGCCTAAACCAGTCTACACGCCTAAACCTTACTACAAGGTTCCGGTCTACACTCCAAAACCAGTCTACAAAGCTCCCGTCTACACGCCTAAACCTTACTACAAGGTTCCGGTCTACACTCCTAAACCTGTCTACAAAGCTCCCGTCTACACACCTAAACCAGTCTACAAGCCTCCCGTCTACACGCCTAAACCAGTCTACAAAGCTCCCGTCTACACGCCTAAACCTTACTACAAGGCTCCGGTCTACACTCCTAAACCAGTTTACAAAGCTCCCGTATACACACCTAAACCTTACTACAAGGCTCCGGTCTACACTCCTAAACCAGTTTACAAATCTCCCATATACTCACCTAAATCTTATTACAAGGCTCCGGTCTACACGCCTAAACCTTACTATAAGGCTCCCGTATACACTCCTAAACCAGTCTACAAGGCTCCCGTATACACGCCTAAACCAATCTACAAAGCTCCTGTCTACACGCCTAAACCAATCTACAAAGCTCCTAAACCTTATTACAAGGCTCCTGTCTACACTCCTAAACCTTATTACAAGGCTCCCGTCTACACTCCTAAACCAGTCTACAAGGCTCCCGTCTACACGCCTAAACCAATCTACAAAGCTCCTGTCTACACGCCTAAACCAATCTCCAAAGCTCCTGTCTACACGCCTAAACCAGTCTACAAAGCTCCCGTCTACACACCTAAACCTTACTACAAGGCTCCCGTCTACACTCCTAAACCTTACTACAAGGCTCCCGTCTACACTCCTAAACCAGTCTACAAGGCTCCTATCTACACACCTAAACCTTATTACAAGGCTCCCGTATACGCTCCTAAACCAGTGTACAAGGCTCCCGTCTACACGCCTAAACCAGTCTACAAGGCTCCAGTTTACGAGCCTACACCAGTTTACAAGCCTCCCACCCCCATCTACTAA